Below is a genomic region from Virgibacillus dokdonensis.
GATGGCTTTACTTTGTTTCGGTAATACTACATATAGGAGGTGTTCAAATTGAATAAACAAGATAAACATTTAGAGCAAAATAAACATGAAACGCCAATGACTATATTGTCTAGGTCCTTGTTAACAGGCTTTATTGGAGGTTTAATTTGGAGTACGTTTGCGACAATATTATATTACTTTAACTTTTCTAAAATAGTTCCAAAATCATTTATATTGAGCTCATGGCTACAAGTGGAATGGATTGACACATGGCTGGGCACGCTCATGACTATTTTCGCAATAGGCGTCATTTCAATAGCAGTAGCGTTCGTTTATTATTTATTGTTTCGAAAAGTGAATTCGCTTTGGATGGGAGTGACATTTGGGGGGGTACTATGGGGAGTTATTTTTATCATCATGAACCCCATATTTTCAAGCGTACCATCTGTACAAAAATTGAATCTAGACACTATCGTCTCCACTCTTTGTGTCTATGTGCTTTATGGAACATTTATTGGCTATTCCATATCCTATGATTATCAAGATCTGCAACGTGCTAAAGATGACACAACGCAAACAGAAATGACGCAGAAATAGGCTTGGTTATCAGCAGGTTATATTATTCAAATGGTGTTGTTTATGATAAACTGTATACAGTCGATTTTCCTGTGAAAAATATAGAAGATGAAGGGATGAGAAAATGAGTAAGCTTACCAAATTAAGACAGGCGCTAGAAGCGAAAGAATTAGATGGCATCTTGATTTCGAGTGGAATAAACCGTCGCTACATGACTGGTTTTACTGGTACTGCGGGTGTTGCTTTAGTTAGCTTAACAGATGCTCGGTTTATTACTGATTTTCGTTATACAAATCAAGCAAATGAACAAATCGCTGATTTTACAGTAGTGGAACATAAGCAGGGATTAAAAGAAGAAATAAAACATCAGCTAAAAAGTATGGGCATAAAAAAACTGGGTTTTGAACAAGATCATGTTACATATAGTGAGTACACAACGTTTAAGGACACATTTGAAGTGGAACTAACCCCTGTAAATAATATGGTTGAATCTTTACGCCTCTTTAAAACAAACGATGAATTAGGCATCATGAAAAAAGCTGCTAAAATAGCAGATGATGCATTTGACCATATTCAATCTTATATTAAGCCTGGAGTAAGAGAAATAGATATTTCTAATGAATTGGAGTTTTTTATGCGTAAGCAAGGTGCGACTTCATCAAGCTTCGATATTATCGTAGCTTCTGGATATCGTTCTGCCTTACCACATGGTGTTGCCTCGGATAAAAAAATCCAATCTGGCGAACTAGTGACAATGGATTATGGTGCATTATATCAAGGCTATTGTTCTGATATTACTCGTACAGTAGCAGTAGGGGAAATTAATGACCAATTACATTCCATTTACCATATTGTATTAGAGGCTCAATTACGTGGAGTAACCGCTATTAAACCTGGGGTTACTGGTAAAGAAGCAGATGCAGCAACGAGGGATTATATAAAAGAAAACGGATATGGAGAATTTTTCGGTCATTCAACTGGACATGGACTAGGTATGGAAGTTCATGAAGCCCCTTCGTTGTCATTTAAATCTGAAAAGCCCTTAGAAAAGGGGATGGTTGTTACTGTAGAACCAGGTATATACATCCCAGAAGTCGGTGGATGCCGCATTGAAGATGATGTAGTCTTAACTGAAACAGGAAATGAACGACTAACTTTGGCACCAAAAGAATTAATTCAGTTATAACAGGAGGCAGACAATGATTTCAGTGAACGATTTTAAAACAGGATTAACAATAGAAGTAGACAATGGTGTTTGGCAAGTAATGGAATTTCAACATGTAAAGCCTGGTAAAGGAGCTGCCTTTGTTCGTTCTAAACTTCGAAACCTGCGTAATGGTAATATACAAGAAAGAACATTTCGGGCAGGAGAAAAAGTAAGTAAAGCGCATATTGAAACGAAGAAGATGCAATACTTATATGCTTCTGGTGATGCGCATGCTTTTATGGATACGAATACGTATGAACAGATAGAGCTTTCCAGCAGCCAAATTGAACATGAATTAAAATTTATGAAAGAAAATATGGAAGTTTCTATTGTAACTTATGAGGGTGAAGTACTAGGTGTGCAGCTTCCAAATAACGTGGAATTAGAAGTTGTGGAAACAGAACCAGGTATTAAAGGTGATACAGCAAGTGGGGGCTCAAAGCCAGCTACTTTAGAAACAGGACATACAGTACAAGTACCTTTCTTTATTAATCAAGGAGACGTATTGGTTATTAATACATCAGACGGAAAATATGTATCAAGAGCGTAAAAAAACAGCCTGTGGTAGGCTGTTTTTTTACGCTAGAGGCAGATTCAAAGGCGTGGGGGGTGAAAAAACCTCCGCGCCTTGTTTCGTATACCTTTTAGGTACTAGGATGGCAGTTTAAACTTGTTTAGCTCACATCTTCTAACTCTTGAGGTAGCAGATTCTCAGCATTTCTCATGTAGGATGACAATAATATAAGCGAATTAGTTCTAACAGTTTAGAAAGCCATTAACGCTTAGGTAACGTGCTCCAACATCTATCAGAAAATAATTCTTGTCTGAAGATAGAACAAATAAAATAATTTTACCCTATTAAAATAAATATAGTCTTAGCAGAACTTGCTGTTAAGCAAAGTTGTCGTAAGTCGTTCCTCATACGTTATTAATTATCTTATAATTCCATATTTTTTAAAATTAAAATATTTACTCTATCTTATCATTTACAATGAAGTCATATTTCATCTATTTGCGCATACATTTACTAATAAATGAAATTCAAAAAGTGAGGGAAGAGGCTAATGATTGAAATAAGCAGACTTTTTCCTGAACGATTACAAAAAGAGATAGAATGCGCACTTACGAATAGATGGGAAACATTGCAAGAAATTAGACTAAGGTTACAGCAACCAATTGAACTTATTTTTAATCATTCCTATGAGCACCTTTCTTCTCTAGTTCCGGACAAGCGTGATTTTGTGCATATTATTCAGCAGTTAAGTGACTACTCTTTATATCGAATGGAAGAAGAATTACGAGAAGGATATATGACTATTGAAGGAGGACATCGAGTAGGTCTGGCAGGGAGAGTAAACACTTTAAACGGATCTGTAAAGGCGATCCAGTATATTACGTTTTTAAATATTCGAATTGCTAAACAAAAGCTTGGGGCTGCTAATAAACTCATGCCGCACCTATATCATAATGGGTATATGAATACGTTAATTATTGGTGCCCCACAAACTGGAAAAACTACGCTTATTCGCGATATAACAAGGATCATCTCCAGTGGATGGAAGCATATTTCACCATCCAAAGTTGGAGTTATCGATGAACGTTCCGAAATTGCTGCTTCTATTAAAGGAATACCGCAACACAATTTAGGATTGCGAACAGATGTAATGGATGCTTGTCCAAAAGCAGAAGGAATGATGATGATGATTCGATCTATGTCACCTGAAGTTTTAATTGTCGACGAAATTGGTGGTAAAAAAGATGTTGAGGCATTGTTAGAAGCACTTCATGCAGGTGTTGTTGTGATATGTTCCGTACATGGCTACTCATTAGAAGAATTGAAACGTCGCCCTGGCGTGCAAGCATTACTTGAGAAAGGAATTTTTAACCGCTTTGTTCTTCTTCATCAAAAGTCTCCGTTGCATTACA
It encodes:
- a CDS encoding YqhR family membrane protein produces the protein MNKQDKHLEQNKHETPMTILSRSLLTGFIGGLIWSTFATILYYFNFSKIVPKSFILSSWLQVEWIDTWLGTLMTIFAIGVISIAVAFVYYLLFRKVNSLWMGVTFGGVLWGVIFIIMNPIFSSVPSVQKLNLDTIVSTLCVYVLYGTFIGYSISYDYQDLQRAKDDTTQTEMTQK
- a CDS encoding M24 family metallopeptidase, whose translation is MSKLTKLRQALEAKELDGILISSGINRRYMTGFTGTAGVALVSLTDARFITDFRYTNQANEQIADFTVVEHKQGLKEEIKHQLKSMGIKKLGFEQDHVTYSEYTTFKDTFEVELTPVNNMVESLRLFKTNDELGIMKKAAKIADDAFDHIQSYIKPGVREIDISNELEFFMRKQGATSSSFDIIVASGYRSALPHGVASDKKIQSGELVTMDYGALYQGYCSDITRTVAVGEINDQLHSIYHIVLEAQLRGVTAIKPGVTGKEADAATRDYIKENGYGEFFGHSTGHGLGMEVHEAPSLSFKSEKPLEKGMVVTVEPGIYIPEVGGCRIEDDVVLTETGNERLTLAPKELIQL
- the efp gene encoding elongation factor P — its product is MISVNDFKTGLTIEVDNGVWQVMEFQHVKPGKGAAFVRSKLRNLRNGNIQERTFRAGEKVSKAHIETKKMQYLYASGDAHAFMDTNTYEQIELSSSQIEHELKFMKENMEVSIVTYEGEVLGVQLPNNVELEVVETEPGIKGDTASGGSKPATLETGHTVQVPFFINQGDVLVINTSDGKYVSRA
- the spoIIIAA gene encoding stage III sporulation protein AA gives rise to the protein MIEISRLFPERLQKEIECALTNRWETLQEIRLRLQQPIELIFNHSYEHLSSLVPDKRDFVHIIQQLSDYSLYRMEEELREGYMTIEGGHRVGLAGRVNTLNGSVKAIQYITFLNIRIAKQKLGAANKLMPHLYHNGYMNTLIIGAPQTGKTTLIRDITRIISSGWKHISPSKVGVIDERSEIAASIKGIPQHNLGLRTDVMDACPKAEGMMMMIRSMSPEVLIVDEIGGKKDVEALLEALHAGVVVICSVHGYSLEELKRRPGVQALLEKGIFNRFVLLHQKSPLHYTYTIFDSNHRNLSYAKMEGYAT